A window from Peromyscus eremicus chromosome 1, PerEre_H2_v1, whole genome shotgun sequence encodes these proteins:
- the C1H19orf12 gene encoding protein C19orf12 homolog: MPILVDDIMKLLCSISQERKMKAAVKHSGRGALVAGTVAFVGGLVGGPPGIAVGGTVGGLLGAWMTSGQFKPVPQILMELPPAEQQKLVNEATAIIRNLDWTDAVQLTALVMSNQAMQQKLLAMLTTYVTKELQAEIRYDD; encoded by the exons ATGCCCATCTTGGTAGATGACATCATGAAGCTTCTGTGCTCCATTTCCCAGGAGAGGAAAATGAAGGCGGCTGTCAAGCACTCTGGGAGGGGTGCCTTGGTTGCGGGGACAGTGGCCTTTGTCGGTGGTTTGGTTGGTGGCCCACCAGGAATTGCTGTTG GGGGGACTGTTGGGGGTCTGTTAGGTGCCTGGATGACGAGTGGACAGTTTAAGCCGGTTCCTCAGATCTTAATGGAGCTGCCCCCTGCCGAACAGCAGAAACTTGTTAACGAAGCCACGGCCATCATCAGGAACTTGGACTGGACAGATGCTGTacagctcactgctctggtcaTGAGCAACCAGGCCATGCAGCAGAAGCTCTTGGCCATGCTCACCACCTATGTCACCAAGGAGCTGCAGGCCGAGATCCGCTATGATGACTAG